In Uranotaenia lowii strain MFRU-FL chromosome 2, ASM2978415v1, whole genome shotgun sequence, one genomic interval encodes:
- the LOC129745639 gene encoding hemoglobin-3-like, which translates to MDDSKFTGDQKITLLSAWALIKPELDIHGRNLYLLLYREYPRFKPFFDFCTDGICTIKHVRGREMEAHSIQVFRILGQLIEEGLRDSEIFENTLRAIALAHADTGVTGADVREFGGVLLSYLVDALGPQASNSLTVAFEKLVDLVGESFDFLYLARERLNFVL; encoded by the exons ATGGATGACTCAAAGTTCACAGGAGATCAAAAAATTACCCTTCTCTCGGCATGGGCTTTAATCAAACCGGAACTGGATATCCATGGACGCAATCTTTATCTTCT ATTGTACCGAGAATATCCCAGATTCAAACCGTTCTTCGATTTTTGCACTGACGGGATTTGCACCATCAAACATGTCAGAGGCCGCGAAATGGAAGCCCACTCAATACAGGTGTTCCGGATCTTGGGCCAGCTAATCGAGGAAGGACTTAGGGATtcggaaatttttgaaaacacccTGCGAGCGATTGCCCTGGCCCATGCCGATACCGGTGTGACCGGAGCTGACGTGCGGGAATTCGGCGGGGTCCTGTTGTCCTATTTGGTTGATGCTTTGGGCCCCCAGGCATCAAACTCGCTGACAGTTGCCTTCGAAAAATTGGTCGATCTCGTCGGTGAGTCGTTCGATTTCCTGTACTTGGCCAGAGAGAGATTGAATTTTGTGTTGTGA